One Streptomyces lincolnensis genomic region harbors:
- a CDS encoding glycoside hydrolase family 53 protein: MTVHGPGRIVRAALFLAAVALPASLLTTPTDASAANSLTMRGADVSTAQRALDLGAKYYDASGTARDPLDILKGLGVNYVRLRVWNNPASGYNNKAKVLAYAKQVKAKGLKLLVDFHYSDTWADPGTQTKPAAWSGHTIGQLQTDVYNYTYDVCNSLKSQGTTPDSVQIGNEINVGMLWNEGKVVNNDFTNLSLLLKSGYNATKACNSGTQVIIHTANSDSDEHARWFYDGIRSKGVTWDITGLSYYCPWHGTIANMGSVVADMKSRYGKDVVIAETAYPFTSANADSTGNSITSGCSGYPLSWQGQADNFTAVQNAARNSGAIGVFYWEPTWYAVKGNGWDPADINNSGNGWDNMAIFNWTGQVNPTIKWTP, translated from the coding sequence ATGACCGTGCACGGTCCAGGTCGCATCGTGAGGGCCGCCCTGTTCTTGGCGGCCGTCGCCCTGCCCGCGTCCCTGCTCACCACGCCCACCGACGCCTCGGCGGCCAACTCGCTGACCATGCGAGGTGCCGACGTGTCCACCGCCCAGAGAGCGCTCGACCTCGGCGCCAAGTACTACGACGCGAGCGGCACCGCCAGGGACCCGCTCGACATCCTCAAGGGCCTGGGCGTGAACTACGTCCGCCTGCGGGTGTGGAACAACCCGGCGAGCGGCTACAACAACAAGGCCAAGGTGCTGGCGTACGCGAAGCAGGTGAAGGCCAAGGGCCTGAAGCTGCTCGTCGACTTCCACTACTCGGACACCTGGGCGGACCCGGGCACCCAGACGAAGCCGGCGGCCTGGTCCGGCCACACCATCGGCCAGTTGCAGACCGACGTCTACAACTACACGTACGACGTGTGCAACAGCCTCAAGTCCCAGGGCACCACCCCGGACAGCGTGCAGATCGGCAACGAGATCAACGTCGGCATGCTGTGGAACGAGGGCAAGGTGGTGAACAACGACTTCACCAACCTCAGCCTGCTCCTGAAGTCCGGCTACAACGCGACCAAGGCGTGCAACAGCGGCACCCAGGTGATCATCCACACGGCCAACTCGGACAGCGACGAGCACGCCCGCTGGTTCTACGACGGGATCAGGTCGAAGGGCGTCACCTGGGACATCACCGGGCTCTCCTACTACTGCCCGTGGCACGGCACGATCGCCAACATGGGCAGCGTCGTGGCCGACATGAAGTCGCGGTACGGCAAGGACGTGGTCATCGCCGAGACGGCCTACCCGTTCACCTCGGCCAACGCCGACAGCACCGGCAACTCGATCACCTCGGGCTGCTCGGGCTACCCGCTCTCCTGGCAGGGCCAGGCGGACAACTTCACCGCCGTACAGAACGCGGCCCGCAACTCCGGGGCGATCGGCGTCTTCTACTGGGAGCCGACCTGGTACGCGGTGAAGGGCAACGGCTGGGACCCGGCCGACATCAACAACAGCGGCAACGGCTGGGACAACATGGCCATCTTCAACTGGACCGGCCAGGTGAACCCGACCATCAAGTGGACCCCGTAG
- a CDS encoding FAD-dependent oxidoreductase, which yields MGGSLAGLLAAHVLAGHADQVTVVERDSFPEGAQPRSGVPQGRHPHVLLEGGQTALESLLPGFLAELRAAGAPRVGMPSDMAQCQDGRWFRRLPATTHIYTGSRAQLEELVRRRVLANPVIGVVEGSDVVGLLGDASRVRGVRLRDRSGDSRGEERVLEADLVVDASGSGTKAPQWLTAIGAEAPHEETIDTGLAYASRIYRGKPGALDGDTLGYYVYPSPAQVHAGGALPLEDGSHLVIVSGLRGDEPPTGDDAFVAYAKKLPHPLLHRWLDEAEPLTPPFGYRRTSNARRRYDLPGHRPAGFLATGDALCTFNPIYGQGMAVAAMSAVALRDVLADPRETPTTLRVQRAVLAASKQAWDISAGADRKMPGAVGTAVEGKPADRAADWYLARVQERYPSDPVVGRAFRSVLTLAAPVTTLFAPPVARAVLFQPAAPPLTEPPAAPEQPGA from the coding sequence GTGGGTGGGAGTCTCGCGGGGCTCCTCGCGGCGCACGTCCTGGCCGGGCACGCGGACCAGGTGACCGTCGTGGAGCGCGACAGTTTCCCGGAAGGTGCGCAGCCGCGGTCAGGCGTGCCGCAGGGCCGGCATCCGCATGTCCTGCTGGAGGGCGGCCAGACGGCCCTGGAGTCGCTCCTGCCGGGCTTCCTCGCGGAGCTGCGGGCGGCGGGAGCGCCACGCGTGGGCATGCCGTCGGACATGGCCCAGTGCCAGGACGGGCGGTGGTTCAGGCGGCTGCCCGCGACGACCCACATCTACACCGGTTCCCGCGCGCAGCTGGAGGAGTTGGTGCGACGGCGCGTTCTCGCCAATCCGGTGATCGGCGTGGTGGAGGGGAGCGATGTCGTCGGGCTCCTCGGCGACGCCTCGCGGGTGCGGGGTGTGCGGCTGCGGGACCGTTCCGGCGACTCCCGCGGGGAGGAGCGCGTCCTTGAGGCCGACCTGGTCGTCGACGCGTCCGGCAGCGGTACGAAGGCCCCGCAGTGGCTCACGGCGATCGGCGCCGAGGCCCCACACGAGGAGACCATCGACACCGGGCTCGCGTACGCCTCACGCATCTACCGCGGCAAGCCCGGCGCCCTCGACGGCGACACCCTCGGCTACTACGTCTATCCCAGCCCGGCCCAGGTCCACGCCGGCGGTGCGCTGCCGCTGGAGGACGGCAGCCATCTGGTCATCGTCTCGGGGCTGCGCGGCGACGAACCGCCCACGGGCGACGACGCGTTCGTGGCATACGCCAAGAAGCTGCCGCATCCGCTCCTGCACCGGTGGCTGGACGAGGCCGAACCGCTCACACCGCCGTTCGGCTACCGACGGACCTCGAACGCCCGCCGCCGCTACGACCTGCCCGGCCACCGCCCGGCCGGATTCCTCGCCACCGGCGACGCCCTGTGCACCTTCAACCCGATCTACGGGCAGGGCATGGCCGTCGCCGCGATGAGCGCGGTCGCCCTGCGCGACGTCCTGGCCGATCCACGCGAGACTCCGACGACACTGCGCGTGCAACGTGCCGTGCTCGCGGCGTCCAAGCAGGCGTGGGACATCTCCGCCGGCGCGGACCGCAAGATGCCGGGCGCGGTCGGCACCGCGGTCGAGGGCAAGCCCGCGGACCGCGCCGCCGACTGGTACCTGGCGCGCGTCCAGGAGCGCTACCCCAGCGACCCCGTCGTGGGCCGCGCCTTCCGCTCCGTCCTGACCCTCGCCGCCCCCGTCACCACCCTCTTCGCCCCACCGGTGGCCCGGGCCGTCCTCTTCCAGCCCGCCGCCCCGCCCCTCACCGAGCCGCCGGCCGCACCGGAGCAGCCGGGGGCCTGA
- a CDS encoding FadR/GntR family transcriptional regulator, translating into MVDPVKCETESGVSRTVVRGAMRVLAAKGLLEPKQKRGTTVRPRADWNLLDSDLLRRQGGSAPTDCFLEDLAEVRATVEPAGARPITQPDGGRHRDRPAHP; encoded by the coding sequence GTGGTGGACCCGGTCAAGTGCGAGACGGAGTCCGGCGTCAGCAGGACCGTGGTCCGCGGGGCCATGCGCGTGCTCGCCGCCAAGGGCCTGCTCGAACCGAAGCAGAAACGCGGCACGACCGTCCGGCCCCGCGCCGACTGGAACCTGCTCGACAGCGACCTGCTGCGCCGGCAGGGCGGCAGCGCCCCGACCGACTGCTTCCTGGAGGATCTCGCCGAGGTCCGCGCGACAGTCGAACCCGCCGGAGCCCGCCCAATTACTCAGCCGGACGGAGGTCGTCATCGAGACCGGCCTGCGCATCCGTGA
- a CDS encoding Tat pathway signal sequence domain protein, whose protein sequence is MTGRQGPAYSRRALLGTGLGVGAAALTAAGSGTAGAVGRAPVTASPQRRAHAFLAAAMDAYPDHGTVRLAQSYTDQAGLFSTAFTYDNALAVLACLATGTRDGRSRATALGDALLYAQTHDPGYDDGRLRQAYNVGPYTFYDGSRQPDGFVRADGTANVGTQFGFTGTAVGDMAWAGIALSTLAGRTGEKRFLAGAVRIGEWIERVGRTDEPLGGYKFGVNGADEKLPFTSTEHNTDLIALFGRLARLTGDRVWRERRARAEAFVRKMWEPTGGFFYTGSNDGVTINKSPIPEDTQTWTRLALSSAAHARSVDWAARELAVLDTADRPNSTVPAGQSYEGVTFSSASLLANEDAPIADGQPKPDRNGVWFEGTAHLALALRDRRASGDESRARRLLASAERAQDLLGTDQTLGGSAAPVRSGIVSASSPLDTGFGFGYYPYRHTGATAWYLLAATRTNPLRV, encoded by the coding sequence ATGACCGGCAGACAAGGCCCGGCGTACAGCCGCCGCGCGCTCCTCGGGACCGGACTCGGGGTCGGCGCCGCGGCCCTCACCGCGGCCGGTTCCGGTACGGCCGGGGCCGTCGGGCGTGCGCCCGTCACCGCCTCCCCGCAGCGCCGGGCGCACGCCTTCCTCGCCGCCGCCATGGACGCCTACCCGGACCACGGCACCGTCCGCCTGGCCCAGAGCTACACCGACCAGGCCGGCCTGTTCAGTACGGCGTTCACCTACGACAACGCCCTCGCGGTCCTGGCCTGCCTCGCCACCGGCACCCGGGACGGCCGCTCCCGGGCCACCGCACTCGGCGACGCGCTGCTGTACGCGCAGACCCACGACCCGGGGTACGACGACGGCAGACTGCGTCAGGCGTACAACGTCGGGCCGTACACCTTCTACGACGGCTCCCGGCAGCCGGACGGATTCGTGCGGGCGGACGGCACGGCCAACGTCGGCACCCAGTTCGGCTTCACCGGTACGGCGGTGGGCGACATGGCCTGGGCCGGTATCGCGCTGAGCACCCTCGCGGGACGGACCGGCGAGAAGCGGTTCCTGGCCGGGGCGGTGCGGATCGGTGAGTGGATCGAGCGCGTCGGCCGTACCGACGAACCGCTCGGCGGCTACAAGTTCGGGGTCAACGGCGCCGACGAGAAGCTGCCCTTCACCTCCACCGAGCACAACACCGATCTGATCGCCCTGTTCGGCAGGCTCGCCCGGCTCACCGGGGACCGGGTGTGGCGGGAGCGGCGCGCGCGTGCCGAAGCCTTCGTCCGGAAGATGTGGGAGCCGACCGGGGGCTTCTTCTACACCGGGAGCAACGACGGGGTGACGATCAACAAGTCGCCGATCCCCGAGGACACCCAGACCTGGACCCGGCTCGCCCTGTCCTCCGCCGCCCACGCCCGGTCCGTGGACTGGGCCGCGAGGGAACTCGCCGTCCTGGACACGGCCGACCGGCCCAACAGCACGGTCCCGGCGGGTCAGTCCTACGAGGGGGTCACCTTCAGTTCCGCCAGTCTCCTGGCGAACGAGGACGCCCCGATCGCCGACGGCCAGCCCAAGCCCGACCGCAACGGCGTGTGGTTCGAGGGCACCGCCCACCTGGCCCTCGCCCTGCGCGACCGGCGCGCGTCCGGGGACGAGTCACGCGCCCGGCGCCTGCTCGCCTCCGCCGAGCGGGCCCAGGACCTGCTCGGCACCGACCAGACGCTCGGCGGCTCCGCCGCTCCGGTCCGCTCCGGCATCGTCTCGGCGAGCAGCCCGCTCGACACCGGTTTCGGGTTCGGCTACTACCCCTACCGGCACACCGGCGCGACCGCCTGGTACCTGCTGGCGGCGACGCGTACGAACCCGCTGCGCGTCTGA
- a CDS encoding zinc-dependent alcohol dehydrogenase codes for MRAFELTAPGEFAVREVPEPVALPGEVVVDVDRVGVCGTDMEFFTGAMAYLHEGHSSYPMRPGHEWSGRVTAVGAGVDADWLGRRVMGDTMLGCGVCRRCGRGRQHVCEQRQEVGIRGGRAGALAERLAVPVSSLHVLPDAVDAVLGALVEPGANALRAARAAAPRPGDRTLVLGPGTIGLLVAMFLRAAGAEVHLMGVTDASLAFARELGFEHTWTEDAVPDLPFDAVVDASNAAHLPALALESVEPAGRLVYIGLAGEPSRFDTRTLVLKDVTAVGILSGSPGLAATIRAYADGLIDPRPLVATTVGLHGVGAVLAGERPAHAGPGPKIHVDPRAD; via the coding sequence ATGCGCGCCTTCGAGCTGACGGCCCCCGGCGAGTTCGCGGTGCGCGAGGTCCCGGAACCGGTGGCGCTCCCCGGTGAGGTCGTCGTCGACGTCGACCGGGTCGGTGTGTGCGGAACCGACATGGAGTTCTTCACCGGTGCGATGGCCTACCTCCACGAAGGTCACTCCTCCTACCCGATGCGCCCCGGTCACGAGTGGTCCGGGCGCGTGACGGCGGTCGGCGCCGGTGTCGACGCCGACTGGCTCGGCCGACGGGTCATGGGGGACACGATGCTCGGCTGCGGTGTCTGCCGCCGCTGCGGGCGCGGCCGGCAGCATGTCTGCGAGCAGCGGCAGGAGGTCGGCATCCGCGGCGGCCGGGCCGGTGCCCTGGCCGAGCGGCTCGCCGTACCGGTGTCCTCGCTGCACGTACTGCCCGATGCCGTCGACGCCGTCCTCGGCGCGCTGGTCGAGCCGGGCGCCAACGCCCTGCGCGCCGCGCGGGCCGCCGCGCCACGCCCCGGCGACCGGACCCTGGTCCTCGGTCCGGGGACGATCGGCCTCCTGGTGGCGATGTTCCTGCGTGCGGCGGGTGCGGAGGTGCACCTGATGGGGGTCACCGACGCTTCGCTCGCCTTCGCCCGTGAGCTGGGCTTCGAGCACACCTGGACCGAGGACGCCGTCCCGGACCTGCCGTTCGACGCGGTCGTCGACGCCTCGAACGCCGCCCATCTGCCCGCCCTGGCACTGGAGTCGGTCGAACCGGCCGGCCGCCTGGTCTACATCGGGCTGGCCGGTGAGCCCAGCAGGTTCGACACCCGGACGCTCGTCCTCAAGGACGTGACGGCGGTCGGCATCCTCTCCGGCTCCCCGGGCCTGGCCGCCACCATCCGCGCCTACGCCGACGGCCTGATCGACCCCCGACCGCTCGTCGCCACGACGGTCGGCCTGCACGGGGTCGGCGCTGTCCTGGCCGGCGAACGCCCGGCCCACGCCGGACCGGGTCCGAAGATCCACGTCGACCCGCGCGCGGACTGA
- a CDS encoding serine hydrolase domain-containing protein, with protein sequence MHVSGRRRRNLLVLTGLAAVLTASSGLTAAATPGPADPLQRRVDALHGTGAVGVFAEASSPGTRDIARAGTAERGTGRPMPWNGRFRIGSAAKTFTATVVLHLVGEGRMSLDDTVERWLPGVVRGNGNDGRRITVRQLLQHTSGVPDVLPEIPALNSAAGYRAERFRTYTPEELVGMAMRHAPTFPTPGDGWSYSNTNYVLAAMLIREVTGRSWAHEVDERIIRPLGLRGTSTPGAFPFMPGPHAHSYAWFGTGTGVDVTTLNPSMGVGSGSIISTAHDLSRFYTALLGGRLLKPAQLAEMTATRDAPELGVKYGLGLGEIPLSCGGSYFGHLGELLGYHTLAGVTRGGTRTAVVYLTSDGGPDTQKAMNTLVDQELCRGEDR encoded by the coding sequence ATGCATGTGTCAGGAAGGCGTCGGCGGAACTTATTGGTTCTGACCGGCCTGGCCGCAGTCCTCACCGCATCGAGCGGGCTCACGGCCGCGGCGACGCCGGGGCCCGCCGATCCGCTTCAGCGGCGGGTGGACGCGCTGCACGGCACCGGGGCCGTCGGCGTGTTCGCCGAGGCGTCGTCGCCGGGCACGCGGGACATCGCACGCGCCGGGACGGCCGAGAGGGGAACCGGGAGGCCGATGCCGTGGAACGGCAGGTTCCGGATCGGCAGCGCAGCCAAGACCTTCACCGCCACGGTCGTGCTGCACCTCGTCGGCGAGGGGCGCATGTCCCTGGACGACACCGTCGAGCGGTGGCTGCCGGGAGTGGTCCGGGGCAACGGCAACGACGGCCGCAGGATCACCGTGCGGCAGCTGTTGCAGCACACCAGTGGTGTCCCCGACGTCCTGCCGGAGATCCCCGCGCTGAACAGCGCGGCCGGCTATCGCGCCGAGAGGTTCCGCACCTACACCCCCGAGGAGTTGGTGGGGATGGCGATGCGGCACGCGCCGACGTTCCCCACCCCGGGCGACGGCTGGTCCTACTCCAACACCAACTACGTCCTCGCCGCGATGCTCATCCGCGAGGTGACCGGCCGGAGCTGGGCGCACGAGGTGGACGAGCGGATCATCCGCCCGCTGGGTCTGAGGGGCACCAGTACGCCCGGCGCCTTCCCGTTCATGCCAGGTCCGCACGCCCACAGCTATGCCTGGTTCGGCACCGGCACCGGAGTCGACGTCACGACGCTCAACCCGAGCATGGGCGTCGGCTCCGGCTCGATCATCAGCACCGCCCACGACCTGAGCCGGTTCTACACCGCGCTGCTCGGTGGCCGTCTGCTGAAACCGGCCCAGCTCGCCGAGATGACGGCCACCAGGGACGCACCCGAGCTGGGTGTGAAGTACGGCCTCGGTCTGGGGGAGATCCCGCTGTCCTGCGGCGGCAGCTACTTCGGTCATCTGGGCGAACTGCTCGGCTATCACACCTTGGCCGGCGTCACCCGGGGCGGGACCCGGACCGCCGTGGTCTACCTCACCAGTGACGGCGGCCCGGACACCCAGAAGGCCATGAACACACTCGTGGACCAGGAACTGTGCCGCGGCGAGGACCGGTAG
- a CDS encoding IlvD/Edd family dehydratase, with protein sequence MVRLRSAQWYAGEDRNAYIHRAWMRRGVPGDAFTGRPQIAIANTASDLTPCNAHLDEVASSVRDGVYEAGGIPLDLPVVSLGETNVRPTAMLWRNMAAMATEEMLRANPIDGVVLLGGCDKTIPSLLMAAASVDLPAVVVPGGPMLTGTFRGRPLGCGTDVWRLSEEVRAGTLSQEQFTRSESAMIRSRGHCNTMGTASTMALVAEALGTVVPGVAGTPAPDSRLLEAAHHTGRLAVDMVGADRRPATFLTRASFHNAIVALAAVGGSTNAVVHLLAIAGRLGIDLTLDDFDRIGSRVPVLVDLQPAGRFLMEDFHRAGGLLAVLREVRDLLDPEALTVDGTPLVDHLDDAPIWDGEVIRTRAEPLVAEGGIAVLRGNLAPDGAVIKPAAASPHLLRHRGRAVVFDSIEDFHARIDDPDLDVDADSVLVLRGCGPKGYPGMPEVSNMPLPRKLLAEGVRDMVRVCDGRMSGTAYGTVVLHVAPEAAAGGPLGLVRTGDFITLDVPGRRIDVDVSADELARRAPGKETVAGFANPRRGWERLYVDHVLQADTGADLDFLVGSSGSEVSRESH encoded by the coding sequence ATGGTGAGGCTCCGCAGTGCGCAGTGGTACGCGGGCGAGGACCGCAACGCCTACATCCACCGGGCATGGATGCGGCGAGGAGTGCCGGGCGACGCCTTCACCGGGCGCCCGCAGATCGCCATCGCCAACACCGCCTCGGACCTGACCCCCTGCAACGCGCATCTGGACGAGGTGGCCTCCTCCGTCCGCGACGGGGTGTACGAGGCGGGCGGCATCCCCCTGGACCTGCCCGTGGTGTCGCTGGGCGAGACCAATGTGCGGCCCACGGCGATGCTGTGGCGGAACATGGCGGCGATGGCCACGGAGGAGATGCTGCGGGCCAACCCCATCGACGGCGTGGTGCTGTTGGGCGGCTGCGACAAGACGATCCCGTCGCTGCTCATGGCCGCCGCCTCGGTGGATCTGCCCGCCGTCGTGGTGCCCGGTGGCCCGATGCTGACCGGCACGTTCCGCGGCCGGCCGCTCGGCTGCGGCACCGACGTGTGGCGGCTGTCGGAGGAGGTGCGGGCCGGGACGCTCTCGCAGGAGCAGTTCACCCGCTCCGAGTCGGCGATGATCCGGAGCCGCGGACACTGCAACACCATGGGCACCGCCTCGACGATGGCCCTGGTGGCCGAGGCGCTCGGCACGGTCGTCCCCGGCGTGGCCGGTACACCGGCCCCCGACAGCCGGCTGCTGGAGGCCGCGCACCACACCGGGCGGCTCGCGGTGGACATGGTGGGCGCCGACCGGCGGCCCGCCACCTTCCTGACGAGGGCCTCCTTCCACAACGCGATCGTGGCACTGGCGGCCGTCGGCGGCTCGACCAACGCGGTCGTCCATCTCCTGGCCATCGCGGGTCGGTTGGGCATCGACCTGACGCTGGACGACTTCGACCGCATCGGCTCGCGGGTGCCGGTCCTGGTGGACCTCCAGCCGGCCGGTCGCTTCCTCATGGAGGACTTCCACCGGGCCGGCGGACTGCTCGCGGTCCTGCGCGAGGTCCGCGACCTGCTCGACCCCGAGGCCCTGACCGTCGACGGCACCCCGCTGGTCGACCATCTCGACGACGCCCCGATCTGGGACGGCGAGGTCATCCGTACCCGCGCCGAGCCGCTGGTCGCCGAGGGCGGCATCGCCGTACTCCGTGGCAACCTCGCACCCGACGGCGCGGTCATCAAACCCGCCGCGGCCTCCCCGCATCTGCTGCGGCACCGCGGCCGGGCCGTCGTCTTCGACTCCATCGAGGACTTCCATGCCCGCATCGACGACCCCGACCTCGACGTGGACGCCGACTCGGTACTGGTCCTGCGCGGCTGCGGCCCCAAGGGCTACCCCGGCATGCCGGAGGTGTCCAACATGCCGCTGCCGCGCAAGCTCCTCGCCGAGGGCGTCCGCGACATGGTCCGGGTGTGCGACGGCCGGATGAGCGGCACCGCGTACGGCACGGTCGTCCTGCACGTGGCTCCGGAGGCCGCGGCCGGCGGCCCGCTCGGGCTGGTGCGGACCGGCGACTTCATCACCCTGGACGTCCCGGGCCGCCGTATCGACGTCGACGTGTCCGCCGACGAGCTCGCCCGCAGGGCCCCCGGCAAGGAGACCGTCGCCGGCTTCGCGAACCCGCGACGCGGCTGGGAACGGCTCTACGTCGACCACGTCCTCCAGGCCGACACCGGCGCCGACCTCGACTTCCTGGTCGGGTCCAGCGGGTCGGAGGTCAGCAGGGAGTCGCACTGA